The following are from one region of the Leucobacter sp. Psy1 genome:
- the mgtE gene encoding magnesium transporter, whose product MSLSPDLIDTIRDQLNRQDLAAATQELTPLSVADLVALFERFEQKPRAVLYRLLEKQRALDLFEELPPALQGELLEGLQDSEVTRMFADLDPDDRVWLLDEVPAVLATRLMRDLPAGDRELTASMLGYPQASVGRRMTPEYVSTRAELSVAQTLARVRDRLDEAETVYTIPVIADGRRVIGVVSLRDLIGASEDTPIAHLMEEVVTATVAHPAESAARLCTERGFLALPIVDSEDRLVGMLTIDDAVKIIEESETEDAARQGGVEPLRRPYLATPVTALVRSRIVWLLVLAVGATLTVHVLEVFEDTLAQVTVLALFVPLLIGTGGNTGNQAATTVTRALALDDVRPRDILRVLSRELRAGALLGLLLGALGFAVAGLIYSPAIGFIIGATLLAICTTAAAVGGIMPLAARAIRVDPAVFSNPFITTFVDATGLILYFLIARSVLQL is encoded by the coding sequence GTGTCTCTCAGCCCTGATCTCATCGATACCATCCGCGATCAGTTGAACCGTCAGGATCTCGCTGCGGCGACCCAGGAGCTGACACCGCTCAGCGTCGCCGACCTCGTGGCGCTCTTCGAACGATTCGAGCAGAAGCCACGTGCGGTCCTGTACCGACTGCTCGAGAAGCAGCGCGCGCTGGACCTCTTCGAGGAGCTTCCGCCGGCGCTGCAGGGCGAGCTGCTCGAGGGCCTGCAGGACTCCGAGGTGACCCGGATGTTCGCGGACCTCGATCCCGACGATCGCGTGTGGCTGCTCGACGAAGTGCCCGCCGTGCTCGCGACCCGCCTGATGCGCGACCTCCCGGCCGGCGACCGCGAGCTCACCGCGTCGATGCTCGGCTACCCGCAGGCCTCTGTGGGCCGCCGGATGACCCCGGAGTACGTCAGCACACGGGCCGAGCTCTCCGTGGCGCAGACGCTCGCCAGGGTGCGCGATCGCCTCGACGAGGCGGAGACGGTCTACACGATCCCCGTCATCGCGGACGGCCGGCGCGTGATCGGCGTCGTGAGCCTGCGCGACCTGATCGGAGCCTCAGAAGACACCCCCATCGCGCACCTCATGGAGGAGGTCGTCACCGCCACCGTCGCGCACCCCGCAGAGTCCGCGGCCCGCCTGTGCACCGAGCGGGGATTCCTCGCGCTGCCGATCGTCGACAGCGAGGATCGCCTGGTCGGCATGCTCACGATCGACGACGCCGTGAAGATCATCGAGGAGTCGGAGACCGAGGATGCGGCGCGACAGGGCGGCGTGGAGCCACTCAGGCGCCCCTACCTCGCGACGCCCGTCACGGCCCTCGTGCGCTCGCGCATCGTCTGGCTACTGGTGCTGGCGGTCGGAGCCACACTCACGGTGCATGTGCTCGAGGTATTCGAAGACACTCTCGCGCAGGTGACGGTACTGGCGCTCTTCGTCCCGCTCCTCATCGGCACGGGAGGGAACACGGGAAACCAGGCCGCCACCACCGTCACGCGAGCGCTTGCGCTCGACGACGTGCGCCCGCGCGACATCCTGCGGGTCCTGAGCCGCGAACTCCGCGCAGGAGCCCTCCTGGGTCTTCTGCTGGGAGCGCTGGGGTTCGCCGTCGCTGGGCTCATCTACTCCCCCGCCATCGGGTTCATCATCGGTGCGACCCTGCTCGCGATCTGCACGACGGCGGCTGCCGTCGGCGGCATCATGCCCCTGGCAGCGCGTGCGATACGCGTCGATCCGGCCGTCTTCTCGAACCCGTTCATTACGACGTTCGTTGACGCGACAGGGCTTATCCTGTACTTCCTGATCGCCCGCAGCGTGCTGCAACTGTGA
- the rplI gene encoding 50S ribosomal protein L9, with amino-acid sequence MAKVILTNEVQGLGSAGDVVEVKNGYARNYLVPQGYGVHWTRGGEAQVAQLRAARDARALASAEDARALKTKLEEGKIRLFAKSGAEGRLFGAIRPANVAAAVSEAGLGEIDKRKVTLPAIKSTGEYRATIHLHEGVDAEITLQIIAQR; translated from the coding sequence AGGTTCAGGGCCTCGGGTCCGCGGGTGACGTGGTCGAGGTCAAGAACGGCTACGCGCGCAACTACCTGGTTCCGCAGGGCTACGGCGTCCACTGGACCCGTGGCGGCGAGGCTCAGGTCGCGCAGCTCCGTGCAGCTCGCGACGCCCGCGCACTCGCGTCCGCCGAGGACGCCCGCGCGCTGAAGACGAAGCTCGAAGAGGGCAAGATCCGCCTGTTCGCGAAGTCGGGCGCCGAGGGGCGTCTCTTCGGCGCGATCCGTCCGGCGAACGTCGCGGCAGCGGTCTCCGAGGCCGGCCTCGGCGAGATCGATAAGCGCAAGGTCACGCTCCCGGCGATCAAGTCGACCGGCGAGTACCGCGCGACGATCCACCTGCACGAGGGTGTCGACGCGGAGATTACGCTGCAGATCATCGCACAGCGCTGA